From a single Bacteroidota bacterium genomic region:
- a CDS encoding glycosyltransferase family 2 protein: MSELPLVSLITVNYNGNKITEEFLHSVVNINYKNIEVFVVDNASVESPDILKEKFPFIHLIKSEKNLGFAAGNNLAIREAKGKYVFLLNNDTEVKADFLEPMVALMESNPKIGIASSKLLYYYHPDTIQYAGHTGISFYTGRGFSVGFGEKNTAAYNTTYQTQLGHGAAMMISREALNKVGLLAELYFLYYEEMDFCERIKKAGFQIWYCGYSEVLHKESITTGKHSPLKTYYLTRNRLIFTRRNTTGMQELVCILFFMLLAFPKGVFHYLLKGEFLLLKAYLRGVFWNATGKNIYQNEQKVYNDF, encoded by the coding sequence GAGTGAATTACCTCTTGTATCCTTAATTACAGTTAACTATAACGGTAATAAAATTACCGAGGAGTTTTTGCATTCAGTTGTAAACATAAACTATAAAAATATAGAAGTATTTGTAGTTGATAATGCTTCAGTAGAATCACCAGATATTTTAAAAGAAAAATTTCCTTTTATACATTTAATAAAAAGCGAAAAAAACTTAGGCTTTGCTGCGGGCAATAATTTAGCCATACGCGAGGCTAAAGGTAAATATGTTTTTTTACTCAATAACGATACCGAAGTAAAGGCAGATTTCTTAGAGCCTATGGTAGCTTTAATGGAATCTAATCCTAAAATTGGTATAGCATCATCCAAGTTGTTATACTATTACCATCCCGATACCATACAATATGCAGGGCATACAGGAATAAGTTTTTATACAGGAAGAGGATTTTCAGTAGGCTTTGGCGAAAAAAATACAGCAGCCTATAACACCACTTACCAAACACAATTAGGCCACGGTGCAGCTATGATGATAAGCAGGGAGGCTTTAAATAAAGTAGGCCTATTAGCAGAGTTATACTTTTTGTATTACGAGGAAATGGACTTTTGCGAACGTATAAAAAAAGCCGGTTTTCAAATTTGGTATTGCGGATACTCAGAAGTGTTACACAAAGAATCAATTACTACAGGTAAGCATAGCCCTTTAAAAACCTATTACTTAACCCGTAACAGGTTAATTTTTACTAGGCGAAATACCACAGGCATGCAAGAGTTAGTGTGTATTTTGTTTTTTATGCTATTGGCTTTTCCAAAAGGAGTTTTTCATTATTTGCTAAAAGGAGAGTTCCTGTTGCTAAAAGCTTATTTAAGAGGTGTTTTCTGGAATGCTACAGGTAAAAATATATACCAAAACGA